From Uloborus diversus isolate 005 chromosome 8, Udiv.v.3.1, whole genome shotgun sequence, a single genomic window includes:
- the LOC129228680 gene encoding superoxide dismutase [Mn], mitochondrial-like — translation MIVNNILRIAKRSKSICPQLGFVLQKHTLPDLSYDYGALEPTISAEIMQLHHSKHHAAYVNNLNIAEEKLAEATAKGDTATAISLGPALKFNGGGHINHSIFWNNLSPKGGEPQGDLLEAIKKDFKSLENLQNLLSTAAVGVQGSGWAWLGFHPVSRTLQIATCANQDPLQPTTGEDEVSMVSLNLHVTHRVGC, via the exons ATGATTGTCAATAACATTCTTCGTATTGCGAAAAG atCAAAAAGTATATGCCCCCAACTGggttttgttcttcaaaaacatACATTGCCTGATCTGTCCTATGATTATGGAGCATTGGAGCCTACTATTTCTGCAGAAATAATGCAACTTCATCATTCTAAGCATCATGCAGCATATGTGAATAATCTGAATATTGCTGAAGAGAAACTTGCAGAAGCTACAGCTAAAG gGGATACTGCCACTGCAATTTCTCTTGGACCtgctttaaaatttaatggaGGTGGCCATATAAATCATTCAATATTTTGGAACAATTTATCACCTAAGGGTGGTGAACCTCAAG GTGATTTATTAGAAGCtataaaaaaagatttcaaaagctTAGAAAATTTACAAAACCTTTTGAGTACTGCTGCTGTTGGTGTTCAAGGTTCTGGCTGGGCTTGGTTGGGATTTCATCCAGTGTCTAGAACTTTACAAATTGCAACATGTGCAAATCAAGATCCTCTGCAACCTACCACAG GAGAAGacgaagtgtccatggtatcacTAAATCTGCATGTAACACATAGAGTAGGGTGCTAG